In Risungbinella massiliensis, a single window of DNA contains:
- a CDS encoding MDR family MFS transporter yields the protein MQDLTKREKSLIMVAIVSLLLFAALNQTIIGNALPKISAELNGAAYYNWVFTIFMLTSSVTAILVGKLSDIYGRKPIIVVGVVIFMIGTFLCGTSANIIQLIIYRGVQGFGAGMIMSTAFAAVGDLFPPRERGKWQGILSATFGFSSILGPSLGGYIVEYFDWHWIFWVFLPIGVIALVLIFWLFPKTEKQGKQPIDLLGSFFVVTTIVPLLLAFSWAGKEYAWSSWQIIGLFITSVVSLIIFIWVEKRAVSPVIPLDLFGNSIFTLSNVILFLIGFGMFGTIIYAPFFIQGVMGLGATESSFITMALTLAMVVANITTGQIMSRTGKYKKLAIVGGFTMALGLFLLSFLGPNTSNITMVWHLIIVGIGLGIVFPVFSLTAQNAVSHKYLGVATSSVQLFRQIGGTIGVAILGTVLTGSLTDEMSNLTQKTSANISLVSPAISSKLAALQDSQILTNADKLQEIRASLPASFTALFDNMLAMLREAFATALNHVFLTGSLVVLFGIFFMFFVKEIPLRTSNKTSSEKDLEHSCNTSYPKASQH from the coding sequence GTGCAAGACCTGACGAAAAGGGAGAAATCGCTCATTATGGTGGCGATTGTCTCGCTTCTTTTGTTTGCAGCACTTAATCAAACGATTATAGGGAATGCCCTCCCCAAAATTTCTGCTGAGCTAAACGGTGCTGCTTATTACAATTGGGTATTTACCATATTCATGCTCACTTCTAGTGTTACTGCCATACTAGTTGGAAAATTATCCGATATTTACGGCCGGAAACCGATTATTGTAGTCGGGGTAGTGATCTTTATGATTGGTACTTTCTTATGTGGTACCTCTGCTAATATTATTCAATTGATCATCTACCGTGGTGTTCAAGGCTTTGGCGCAGGCATGATCATGTCCACGGCTTTTGCTGCTGTAGGGGATCTATTTCCTCCTCGCGAACGGGGGAAATGGCAAGGGATACTCAGTGCTACCTTCGGATTTTCTAGTATATTAGGACCTTCATTGGGCGGTTATATTGTAGAGTACTTTGATTGGCACTGGATTTTTTGGGTTTTCTTACCGATTGGAGTTATCGCGTTGGTCCTGATTTTTTGGCTTTTCCCCAAAACAGAAAAGCAAGGCAAGCAGCCCATTGATTTATTGGGTTCTTTCTTTGTTGTCACGACCATTGTTCCTCTTCTCCTTGCATTTTCTTGGGCAGGAAAAGAGTATGCTTGGAGTTCTTGGCAGATTATCGGTTTGTTTATTACCAGTGTGGTGTCACTTATAATCTTTATTTGGGTAGAAAAACGAGCAGTCAGTCCCGTTATTCCACTCGATCTATTCGGAAATTCGATTTTTACCCTATCCAATGTGATTTTGTTCTTAATCGGTTTCGGGATGTTTGGAACGATTATTTATGCCCCTTTCTTTATTCAAGGAGTAATGGGATTAGGTGCAACTGAATCGAGCTTTATCACAATGGCACTAACGCTAGCAATGGTTGTTGCCAATATTACAACGGGACAGATTATGTCTCGAACAGGTAAATATAAAAAATTGGCTATTGTAGGTGGATTTACTATGGCATTAGGTCTATTCCTACTCTCTTTCTTAGGACCTAATACCAGTAACATAACCATGGTATGGCATTTAATCATTGTAGGAATCGGATTAGGGATTGTTTTCCCAGTCTTTTCCCTAACAGCCCAAAATGCAGTCAGTCATAAGTATCTAGGAGTAGCTACTTCCTCAGTCCAACTCTTCCGACAGATTGGGGGTACCATCGGGGTTGCCATTCTTGGAACAGTACTTACCGGTTCTCTAACAGACGAGATGAGTAATCTTACTCAAAAAACTTCAGCTAACATATCGCTAGTTTCACCAGCTATAAGCTCCAAATTGGCTGCATTACAAGATTCTCAAATCCTAACCAATGCAGACAAATTGCAGGAGATACGAGCATCTCTACCAGCTTCTTTTACTGCTTTGTTTGATAATATGTTAGCAATGCTACGAGAGGCTTTTGCGACAGCTTTGAATCATGTGTTTCTGACTGGTAGCCTCGTTGTCTTATTCGGGATTTTCTTTATGTTTTTTGTGAAAGAGATCCCTTTACGTACCAGTAACAAAACTTCTTCTGAAAAAGACCTAGAACATTCTTGTAACACTTCTTATCCAAAAGCTAGTCAGCACTAA
- the rplT gene encoding 50S ribosomal protein L20, translating to MARVKGGTVTRRRRKKVLKLARGYFGSKHRLFKTAKQQVMKSLMFAYRDRRQVKRNYRRLWITRINAAARINGLSYSQMMHGLKVAGVDINRKMLSELAISDAKAFADLAELAKSAKQVG from the coding sequence GTGGCAAGAGTAAAAGGTGGTACGGTTACACGCCGTCGTCGTAAAAAAGTCCTGAAACTAGCACGTGGATACTTTGGTTCCAAACATCGTCTGTTTAAAACAGCAAAACAACAAGTGATGAAATCCTTGATGTTCGCATACCGCGATCGTCGTCAGGTAAAACGTAACTATCGTCGTTTATGGATCACTCGGATCAATGCAGCTGCACGTATCAATGGTCTTTCTTACAGCCAAATGATGCATGGTTTGAAAGTAGCTGGTGTTGATATCAACCGTAAAATGCTATCTGAACTAGCTATCTCTGACGCAAAAGCGTTTGCAGATCTTGCAGAACTAGCAAAATCTGCAAAGCAAGTTGGATAA
- the rpmI gene encoding 50S ribosomal protein L35, with amino-acid sequence MPKMKTKKSVAKRFKKTGTGKIKRNHAYTSHLFEAKSQKRKRKLRKGAIMSAGDQKRIEQLIAYK; translated from the coding sequence ATGCCTAAAATGAAGACCAAAAAATCAGTGGCAAAACGTTTTAAAAAAACCGGAACCGGTAAAATCAAACGTAACCACGCATACACAAGCCATTTGTTTGAAGCGAAGAGCCAAAAAAGAAAACGTAAACTACGTAAAGGTGCAATCATGAGTGCTGGTGACCAAAAGCGCATCGAGCAATTGATTGCTTACAAATAA
- the infC gene encoding translation initiation factor IF-3: protein MINEAIRAREVRLIGEDGEQLGITPLREALSKAQEANLDLVNIAPQAKPPVCKIMDYGKYRYEQSKREKEARKNQKIVQIKEVRLSPSIEENDVQTKLRNVVKFLNQGDKVKLSIRFRGREITHQEIGRRVLDRMAQEVKEISDVERSPKLEGRQMIMILTPKQS, encoded by the coding sequence TTGATCAATGAAGCGATCCGTGCAAGAGAAGTTCGTTTGATCGGGGAAGACGGAGAACAGTTAGGTATTACACCACTCCGCGAAGCACTGAGTAAAGCACAAGAGGCCAATCTCGACCTGGTTAACATTGCTCCGCAGGCCAAACCCCCAGTTTGTAAAATCATGGACTACGGTAAATATCGTTATGAACAAAGCAAACGGGAAAAAGAAGCCCGCAAGAATCAGAAGATCGTTCAGATAAAAGAAGTGCGACTCAGCCCATCAATTGAGGAGAACGACGTACAAACCAAGTTACGTAATGTAGTAAAATTCCTCAATCAAGGCGATAAAGTTAAATTGTCGATCCGTTTCCGTGGGCGGGAGATTACCCACCAAGAGATCGGACGTAGAGTTTTGGATCGGATGGCACAAGAAGTGAAAGAGATCTCCGATGTGGAGCGTTCTCCTAAACTAGAAGGTCGCCAAATGATCATGATCTTAACACCTAAACAGTCATAG
- a CDS encoding DUF4328 domain-containing protein, with translation MWLVYRENERVIRSVKISIVVHFMFCVCALIYDIQFWYYAEETTPAKHMVGVEFYHFIHLVRWISIIPMLWIYLHWLKRITANIGIWSKLPTRIVGGKLDIYHLIPIIQMYKPFQALKDVSNALIAKKVTGHSACPNCFWGSLPAPPILIVFWSSLWSGVVLGIYAFFHMDSWLVYFTSKIGEIYQVQPLYYLVDLLWMFGTLCFYLLVNQISRAHLAELQESVLEQYDLDSAEELPS, from the coding sequence ATGTGGTTAGTTTATCGAGAAAATGAGCGAGTGATTCGTTCCGTTAAGATTTCCATAGTAGTTCATTTCATGTTTTGTGTGTGTGCCCTGATATATGATATACAATTTTGGTATTATGCCGAGGAGACCACTCCTGCAAAACATATGGTAGGAGTAGAATTTTATCACTTTATTCATCTTGTACGCTGGATCTCGATTATTCCTATGTTATGGATATACTTACACTGGTTAAAAAGGATCACTGCTAATATTGGTATTTGGAGTAAACTGCCTACCAGAATTGTGGGTGGTAAACTTGATATCTACCATTTGATTCCTATTATTCAGATGTACAAACCATTTCAAGCGCTAAAAGACGTTTCCAACGCACTCATTGCCAAAAAAGTGACTGGGCATTCGGCTTGTCCTAACTGTTTTTGGGGTAGCCTTCCCGCACCACCGATTTTGATCGTTTTCTGGTCTAGTTTATGGTCGGGAGTTGTACTGGGCATCTATGCTTTCTTTCATATGGATAGTTGGCTTGTTTACTTTACAAGCAAGATCGGGGAGATTTATCAGGTCCAACCACTCTACTATCTAGTAGATCTTCTCTGGATGTTTGGTACATTATGTTTTTACCTGTTAGTGAATCAGATTAGTCGGGCACATTTGGCGGAGCTTCAAGAATCTGTACTTGAACAGTATGATTTGGATAGTGCGGAGGAGCTGCCGAGTTAA
- the thrS gene encoding threonine--tRNA ligase: protein MSITIQLPDGSKRQYEQAVSVLDVANSISSGLAKKAVAGVVDGKAVDLHREVPDQAELKILTLDDQEGLEVYRHSTAHVLAQALKRLYPGVKLGIGPVIEDGFYYDVDLPVRLTPEDLPKIEAEMAKVIKENHPIVRKVVSRDEAIAIFEEIDDHLKLELIRDLPVDSVITIYEQGEFFDLCRGPHLPSTGKIKAFKLQHVAGAYWRGNSDNQMLQRIYGTSFPKKSQLDEHLHLLEEAKKRDHRRIGKDLKLFMFSEEAPGMPFYLPNGMIMRNELEQFSRNMQEQAGYQEVRTPLMMNQRLWEQSGHWDHYRENMYFTDVDESKFAVKPMNCPGHMLVFKNELRSYRDLPMRLAEFGQVHRHELSGALNGMFRVRTFTQDDAHIFVRPDQIEEELEQVLDLIDRMYKVFGFPYSIELSTRPEDSMGSDELWDQAESALKNVLDRSGIEYRVNEGDGAFYGPKIDFHIRDALKRSHQCATVQLDFQMPEKFDLSYVGEDNKPHRPVVIHRAIFGSIDRFVGVLVEHYGGNFPMWMSPEQVRVIPVSAKFNEQAQSVVEQFVAAGIRASVDSRDEKLGYKIREGEVQKVPYMIVLGEKEIESGTVNIRKRHEKDQEVLTIQDALQKFQQEMIERR, encoded by the coding sequence ATGTCTATCACCATTCAATTACCAGACGGTTCCAAACGTCAATATGAGCAAGCTGTATCTGTGCTAGATGTGGCTAATTCGATCAGTTCTGGACTTGCAAAAAAGGCAGTTGCTGGAGTAGTAGATGGCAAAGCAGTAGATTTACATCGCGAAGTTCCAGATCAAGCAGAACTGAAAATTTTGACCCTAGATGATCAAGAAGGCTTAGAAGTATATCGTCATAGTACTGCACACGTGTTAGCTCAAGCACTCAAACGTCTTTATCCTGGAGTAAAGCTAGGGATTGGTCCTGTCATTGAGGATGGTTTCTACTATGACGTAGATCTACCAGTCCGCCTCACTCCAGAAGATCTACCAAAGATCGAAGCAGAGATGGCAAAGGTTATCAAAGAAAACCACCCAATCGTACGTAAAGTCGTAAGTCGTGATGAGGCAATCGCTATTTTTGAAGAAATAGATGATCATTTAAAGTTAGAACTGATTCGAGACCTGCCTGTAGATTCAGTTATCACCATCTATGAGCAAGGCGAGTTTTTTGATCTCTGTCGTGGACCACATCTTCCTTCTACTGGTAAGATCAAGGCGTTTAAATTGCAACATGTAGCTGGTGCATACTGGCGTGGAAATAGTGACAATCAAATGTTACAACGAATCTATGGCACTTCTTTCCCAAAAAAATCACAGCTAGACGAGCACTTACATCTATTAGAAGAAGCGAAAAAACGTGATCATCGTCGAATCGGGAAAGACTTGAAACTCTTCATGTTCTCTGAAGAAGCGCCAGGGATGCCTTTTTACCTACCAAATGGGATGATTATGCGCAATGAATTGGAGCAGTTCTCACGCAATATGCAAGAACAGGCTGGCTACCAAGAGGTTCGTACTCCACTGATGATGAACCAGCGTCTATGGGAGCAATCTGGTCATTGGGATCATTATCGGGAGAATATGTATTTTACCGATGTAGATGAAAGTAAATTTGCGGTCAAACCAATGAACTGTCCAGGGCATATGTTAGTTTTCAAGAATGAGTTGCGTTCTTATCGGGATCTCCCAATGCGTTTAGCTGAATTTGGACAGGTACACCGTCATGAACTGTCTGGAGCACTTAATGGTATGTTCCGTGTGCGTACTTTCACTCAAGATGATGCACACATCTTTGTACGCCCTGACCAAATTGAGGAAGAATTAGAGCAGGTTTTGGATTTGATTGACCGGATGTATAAAGTATTCGGTTTCCCATATAGCATTGAACTCTCTACCCGTCCAGAAGATTCGATGGGTTCGGATGAACTCTGGGACCAAGCAGAATCGGCACTGAAAAATGTGTTAGATCGTTCTGGGATTGAGTATCGTGTAAATGAAGGAGATGGGGCATTCTATGGTCCTAAAATTGATTTCCATATTCGCGATGCACTCAAGCGGAGTCACCAATGTGCGACCGTACAACTGGACTTCCAAATGCCAGAGAAATTCGACCTCTCTTATGTAGGAGAAGATAATAAGCCTCATCGTCCAGTTGTAATTCACCGAGCAATTTTTGGTTCTATTGATCGTTTTGTTGGGGTCTTAGTAGAGCATTATGGAGGCAATTTCCCAATGTGGATGTCTCCAGAACAAGTTCGAGTTATTCCAGTCTCTGCTAAGTTCAATGAACAGGCTCAATCAGTAGTAGAACAGTTTGTAGCTGCGGGAATTCGGGCATCGGTAGATAGCCGTGATGAGAAACTGGGCTACAAGATTCGTGAGGGTGAAGTTCAAAAAGTTCCTTACATGATTGTACTTGGGGAGAAAGAGATCGAGTCTGGTACGGTCAATATTCGTAAGCGTCATGAAAAAGACCAAGAAGTGCTCACCATCCAAGATGCACTACAAAAGTTCCAGCAAGAGATGATCGAACGTCGATAA
- the ytxC gene encoding putative sporulation protein YtxC — protein sequence MDYTISIPQHPSFQATQLFGHLRLLLEELESIGVMSSLGERLVGDRFFYLVTCRLKRRGQEKQIRQVMGELLASFICQDQLLYLIRQLIIKETAFREPDVITQIETISKENILSKEKKLTALQMSRQQDYLSREIARYFYDSKLLALDGFMRFRMQTYRKYLSKQIKEAVEEYTLEKEYKDFIQLLKYFVSVQTSKIPLVHLIHNGKRKFELLKDDGSPLEIKEMEGTLQDVLEQNYSHEDLIVSTLLTVAPEQVVLHSKHPEENVIKTLLQIFEGRILLCRGCSSCGITLDSQTDGK from the coding sequence ATGGATTACACCATTTCCATTCCTCAACACCCATCTTTTCAAGCAACCCAGTTATTTGGGCATCTTCGACTGCTCTTGGAAGAGCTGGAATCGATCGGGGTGATGAGCTCGTTAGGAGAGAGACTGGTTGGAGATCGCTTCTTTTATTTAGTTACTTGTCGTCTCAAAAGAAGAGGCCAAGAAAAGCAGATCCGTCAGGTGATGGGGGAGTTACTAGCCAGTTTTATTTGCCAAGATCAGCTACTGTATCTGATCCGTCAACTCATCATCAAAGAGACTGCTTTTCGGGAGCCAGATGTAATTACTCAAATAGAGACGATTAGCAAAGAAAACATTTTATCCAAAGAGAAAAAGCTAACAGCTCTTCAGATGTCTAGACAACAAGATTACTTGTCACGAGAGATTGCTCGATATTTTTATGACAGTAAGTTACTTGCGTTAGACGGTTTTATGAGATTTCGTATGCAAACCTATCGTAAATACCTTTCCAAGCAGATCAAAGAAGCTGTGGAGGAATATACATTAGAAAAAGAGTACAAAGATTTCATCCAACTTCTAAAGTATTTTGTTTCCGTCCAAACTTCGAAGATTCCCCTTGTTCATCTGATTCATAATGGAAAGCGAAAGTTTGAGCTGTTAAAAGATGATGGCTCTCCTTTGGAAATCAAGGAGATGGAAGGTACTTTACAGGATGTGCTAGAACAAAATTATTCTCATGAGGATCTCATCGTCAGTACCCTTCTTACAGTTGCCCCAGAACAAGTTGTATTACACAGTAAACATCCAGAAGAGAATGTGATCAAGACTTTATTACAAATCTTTGAGGGCAGAATCTTACTTTGTCGGGGATGCAGCTCCTGCGGGATTACGTTGGATTCTCAAACGGATGGCAAGTAG
- a CDS encoding NUDIX hydrolase, giving the protein MRNVRKSARILLINELDQLLLLQMKELLVKTEDTLPGEPVWFTAGGGLERGETFEEAARRELWEETGFTDVKWGPLVWIREVDVLFRDLPTRFVEYYFVARTKETKVKMDRFTLEEKEGYLSHHWWSIEELRMTNERIYPEKLAELLAPILVGDFPETPLLIK; this is encoded by the coding sequence ATGAGAAACGTCCGAAAATCAGCCCGCATATTACTTATTAATGAACTAGATCAGTTATTGTTGTTACAAATGAAGGAACTATTAGTAAAGACAGAGGACACATTACCTGGGGAACCAGTATGGTTCACAGCAGGTGGAGGATTGGAGCGAGGAGAGACTTTTGAAGAAGCGGCTCGAAGGGAACTTTGGGAAGAAACAGGATTCACGGACGTGAAGTGGGGACCACTAGTCTGGATTCGAGAAGTAGATGTTTTATTTCGGGATTTGCCAACCCGATTTGTAGAATATTACTTTGTTGCCCGAACAAAGGAAACGAAAGTGAAGATGGACCGATTTACGTTAGAGGAAAAAGAAGGTTATCTTTCACACCACTGGTGGAGCATAGAGGAACTTCGTATGACAAATGAGCGTATTTATCCAGAGAAGTTAGCAGAATTATTAGCTCCGATTTTGGTCGGAGATTTTCCAGAAACTCCCCTTTTGATCAAATAA
- a CDS encoding metal-dependent hydrolase produces the protein MQGKTHFRVGIATGVAVAGFSWEQLDFWNMTGTVIVAGIASMIPDIDEDGSLINKALFSKLNRKHRSLALCAVGVLIVILAAFYQLPTWVTLIGVFAACVAYVPHRSVTHSLLGITYVAFVCYLASTSFSYAILAGYVSHLIMDAFTVQGIPLFWPSKQKIGLKQMGVKIKSGSIVDVVIGRVAIGLALVGYAYILYLQVGQNMAVN, from the coding sequence ATGCAAGGGAAAACTCATTTTCGTGTAGGAATTGCTACTGGCGTTGCGGTTGCTGGTTTCTCATGGGAACAACTCGACTTTTGGAATATGACTGGTACAGTGATTGTAGCAGGGATTGCTTCCATGATTCCAGATATTGATGAAGACGGTAGTCTGATTAACAAAGCTCTTTTCTCTAAATTAAATCGTAAGCATCGTTCCTTGGCACTTTGTGCTGTGGGAGTTTTGATCGTCATTTTAGCTGCTTTTTACCAGCTTCCCACTTGGGTAACCTTGATTGGTGTTTTTGCGGCTTGTGTTGCCTATGTGCCACATCGTAGCGTCACGCATTCTCTTCTCGGGATTACTTATGTGGCTTTCGTCTGTTATTTAGCATCAACGTCCTTTTCATATGCTATTTTAGCTGGATATGTCTCACATCTAATCATGGATGCTTTTACGGTACAAGGAATTCCTCTGTTTTGGCCATCCAAACAAAAGATCGGACTGAAACAAATGGGAGTCAAAATCAAAAGTGGTAGTATCGTAGACGTTGTTATTGGGCGTGTTGCGATTGGATTGGCATTAGTCGGTTATGCATATATCCTCTATCTACAAGTTGGTCAAAATATGGCTGTAAACTAA
- the mqnC gene encoding cyclic dehypoxanthinyl futalosine synthase codes for MSKIDAILDRALQGERLGLEEGIALWESNEIEKLGHVANQLMLAKHPKPITTFVVGRNINYTNVCDTYCRFCAFYRQPGSNEGYVLPDETIFQKIQETLDVGGTEILMQGGTNPNLPFSYYTNLLKEIKKRFPTIHMHSFSPAEVVKMMEVSGLPLEEVIRQLKEAGLDSIPGGGAEILDDRTRRKISRLKGSWREWMDVMQSAHRHDMTTTATMVIGFGETLEERVLHLLRVREAQDQTGGFLAFIVWTFQPDNTNMPREKLGAEDYLKAVAVSRIMLDNIPNFQSSWVTMGPEVGKQSLHFGCNDFGSTMMEENVVSAAGTTHKVNINLSLELIREAGKIPAQRNTHYQILRVFDSQEKSDRDFIMQN; via the coding sequence ATGAGTAAAATAGACGCAATTCTAGATCGAGCATTACAAGGAGAACGATTGGGCTTAGAAGAGGGAATAGCACTTTGGGAGAGCAATGAAATAGAAAAGTTGGGACATGTAGCCAACCAATTGATGCTTGCCAAACATCCGAAGCCAATCACCACTTTTGTAGTAGGCAGAAATATCAATTACACCAACGTATGTGATACATACTGCCGCTTTTGTGCCTTTTATCGACAACCAGGGTCGAATGAAGGCTATGTACTACCCGATGAAACCATCTTTCAAAAGATACAGGAGACCTTGGATGTAGGTGGTACAGAGATTTTGATGCAAGGTGGTACCAATCCAAATCTACCTTTTTCGTACTATACGAATCTACTGAAAGAGATTAAAAAGCGTTTCCCTACGATTCATATGCATTCCTTTTCTCCAGCAGAAGTTGTGAAAATGATGGAGGTTTCAGGACTCCCACTGGAAGAAGTAATACGCCAATTAAAAGAGGCAGGGCTCGATTCTATCCCAGGTGGTGGTGCGGAGATCTTAGATGATCGGACCCGCCGGAAAATCAGTCGATTAAAAGGTTCGTGGCGAGAGTGGATGGATGTGATGCAGTCTGCTCACAGACATGACATGACAACTACCGCAACGATGGTAATTGGTTTTGGGGAAACGTTAGAAGAGAGGGTTTTACACCTCTTACGAGTTCGTGAAGCACAAGACCAAACAGGTGGCTTTTTAGCATTTATTGTTTGGACATTTCAACCAGACAATACCAATATGCCACGGGAAAAACTCGGAGCCGAAGATTATCTAAAAGCAGTGGCAGTAAGCCGGATTATGCTAGACAACATTCCAAATTTCCAATCTTCATGGGTAACAATGGGACCTGAAGTAGGGAAACAATCGCTTCATTTTGGTTGTAATGATTTTGGAAGTACGATGATGGAGGAAAATGTTGTTTCAGCAGCTGGTACGACTCACAAAGTCAACATCAACCTCTCCTTGGAGCTCATCCGAGAGGCAGGAAAAATTCCGGCACAGCGAAACACACATTATCAAATCTTACGAGTCTTTGATAGTCAAGAAAAGTCTGATCGTGATTTTATCATGCAAAACTAA
- a CDS encoding IucA/IucC family C-terminal-domain containing protein: MFALNDKELQTLPVGLAPFQILEGEAPNTVFSMKGKELLTSNLHEFLNMMGPAINSPHLKVTGSLFLKRYALYMASLYVMSSEDCVLPIDFGDFQMSIQGTQFLFHFPSLVIKPRVGNRNEWRMQVLHHIFRDHLTPLIQNIVEQTKVFPQTLWSHVSFYIAYSYEKWIQETTDIVKKNRLLDDYQTLRELKAELFGMNENPLSQPIERFEHSALQGETIPIRSKCCFNFCLSSRKACYTCPKLSDEERISLYIEDTYKYRRSDQ; encoded by the coding sequence ATGTTTGCGTTAAATGATAAGGAGTTGCAGACGTTACCAGTAGGGTTAGCACCATTTCAAATACTAGAGGGAGAAGCTCCAAATACAGTTTTTTCCATGAAAGGAAAAGAGCTATTAACCTCAAACTTACATGAGTTTCTGAATATGATGGGGCCAGCGATCAACTCACCGCACTTAAAAGTAACAGGTTCTCTTTTTCTGAAACGATACGCCCTATATATGGCTTCACTTTATGTAATGTCTTCAGAAGATTGTGTTCTTCCGATTGATTTTGGTGATTTCCAGATGTCGATTCAAGGAACACAGTTCTTGTTTCATTTTCCATCACTAGTGATCAAGCCAAGAGTGGGAAATCGAAATGAATGGCGAATGCAAGTCCTACATCACATTTTTCGCGACCATCTCACACCTTTGATCCAAAACATCGTGGAACAAACCAAAGTATTCCCCCAAACACTTTGGTCCCATGTTTCCTTCTATATTGCTTACAGTTATGAAAAATGGATCCAAGAAACAACCGACATAGTAAAGAAAAACAGGCTACTAGACGATTATCAGACATTGCGTGAACTAAAAGCAGAACTATTTGGAATGAACGAGAATCCACTTTCACAACCAATTGAGCGGTTCGAACATTCTGCGTTACAGGGAGAAACAATCCCCATTCGATCGAAATGTTGCTTCAACTTCTGTCTGTCTAGTAGAAAAGCATGTTACACCTGTCCGAAATTATCGGATGAAGAACGTATTTCGCTTTATATAGAGGATACCTATAAATACAGGCGTTCTGATCAATAG
- a CDS encoding ABC transporter ATP-binding protein has product MQLHTEGLTIRYANHDVVHNLHLEVPIGKITALVGSNGSGKSTILKTIARILTPRMGTVYLDGKSIHNLPSKQVAQQLAILPQTPEAPEGTTVEQLVGFGRFPYLKGIRGLSSKDREIINWAIERTGLDSFRNQPIDELSGGQRQRAWIAMALAQDTEILLLDEPTTYLDMAHQHEVLLLLQKLNEEQERTIVMVVHDLNHASRFAHHMISIHNGGIYSQGSPDEVMTTDMLRNVFRIDADIIQDPRLKVPLCIPYEVLSNEQEKTKVAVG; this is encoded by the coding sequence ATGCAACTGCATACTGAAGGTTTAACCATTCGTTACGCGAACCACGATGTGGTTCATAACCTACATTTAGAGGTGCCAATTGGTAAAATTACCGCATTAGTAGGCTCAAATGGATCAGGTAAGTCTACTATTTTAAAAACAATAGCAAGGATCCTCACTCCACGAATGGGGACTGTCTATCTCGATGGTAAGTCGATTCATAACCTCCCATCCAAACAAGTAGCTCAACAGTTGGCTATCTTGCCCCAGACACCAGAAGCTCCCGAGGGGACGACAGTAGAACAATTAGTCGGCTTTGGGCGCTTTCCTTATCTCAAAGGGATCAGAGGACTCTCCTCTAAAGATCGAGAGATCATTAACTGGGCAATCGAACGGACTGGACTCGATTCCTTCCGGAACCAACCAATTGATGAGTTATCTGGTGGACAACGTCAACGTGCTTGGATTGCAATGGCATTGGCACAAGATACGGAGATTCTCTTGTTGGACGAGCCTACTACTTATCTCGATATGGCTCATCAACACGAAGTACTATTGCTTCTACAAAAACTAAATGAAGAACAAGAACGTACTATCGTCATGGTTGTTCATGATCTCAATCATGCCTCCCGATTTGCCCACCATATGATCTCGATTCATAATGGTGGCATCTATAGCCAGGGCTCTCCCGATGAAGTGATGACTACTGACATGTTGCGTAATGTTTTCCGAATAGATGCAGACATCATTCAAGATCCACGCTTAAAAGTGCCGTTGTGTATTCCATATGAAGTATTAAGCAATGAACAGGAAAAAACAAAAGTTGCAGTAGGATGA